A stretch of Xenopus laevis strain J_2021 chromosome 8S, Xenopus_laevis_v10.1, whole genome shotgun sequence DNA encodes these proteins:
- the fdps.S gene encoding uncharacterized protein LOC414582 (The RefSeq protein has 2 substitutions compared to this genomic sequence), with the protein MKSQVSSERQEFSSYFEQIVEDLAAEDSGHPEVGDAIGRLKEVLQYNTLGGKCNRGVTVLASYRELLGPELHKDGNLQRALAVGWCVELLQAFFLVADDIMDNSVTRRGQPCWYRKEGIGLDAVNDSFLLEACIYRILRKYCRGKPYYLSLLELFLETSYQTELGQALDLITAQPGKVDLNRYTEKRYKAIVKYKTAFYSFYLPVAAAMYMAGIDGEEEHKNAKTILLEMGEFFQIQDDYLDCYGDPSVTGKIGTDIQDNKCGWLVVEALKRVSPEQRQVLEENYGRDEPDKVHRVKQLYDELDMAAVYQRYEEESYQRLQLLISQHALNLSREIFLSLAHKIYKRQK; encoded by the exons ATGAAGTCTCAGGTGAGCAGTGAGAGGCAGGAGTTCTCCTCATACTTTGAGCAGATAGTTGAGGACTTGGCAGCCGAGGACTCGGGGCACCCAGAGGTGGGAGATGCCATTGGCCGACTAAAGGAG GTGCTGCAGTACAACACCCCGGGGGGCAAGTGCAATCGGGGGGTGACCGTGTTGGCTTCATACAGGGAGTTGCTGGGCCCAGAGCTGCACAAAGATGGCAACCTACAGAGAGCGCTGGCAGTGGGCTGGTGTGTGGAGCTG CTTCAAGCCTTCTTCCTGGTGGCTGATGACATCATGGATAACTCGGTGACACGCCGGGGGCAGCCATGTTGGTACAGAAAG GAGGGCATCGGATTGGATGCTGTGAATGACTCGTTCCTGCTGGAGGCGTGTATATACCGAATCCTGCGCAAGTACTGCCGGGGGAAGCCCTACTACCTGAGCCTGCTGGAGCTCTTCCTGGAG ACCTCCTATCAGACGGAGCTGGGCCAGGCCCTGGATCTCATCACTGCGCAGCCTGGGAAGGTAGATTTAAACAGATACACAGAGAAGAG GTATAAAGCAATTGTCAAATACAAGACGGCTTTTTATTCCTTCTACCTCCCCGTCGCTGCAGCCATGTACATG GCTGGAATAGACGGAGAGGAGGAGCATAAGAATGCTAAGACCATCCTGCTGGAGATGGGCGAGTTCTTCCAGATTCAG GATGATTATCTGGACTGTTATGGAGACCCCAGTGTGACGGGCAAGATTGGCACCGACATTCAGGACAATAAGTGTGGCTGGCTAGTGGTGGAGGCACTGAAGAGAGTCAGCCCTGAGCAGCGCCAGGTCCTAGAG GAGAACTACGGGCGGAATGAGCCGGACAAGGTGCATCGGGTGAAGCAGTTGTACGACGAGCTGGACATGGCGGCCGTATACCAACGCTACGAGGAGGAGAGTTACCAGCGCCTGCAGCTGctcatttcccagcatgcactcAACCTGTCCCGTGAGATCTTCCTCTCCCTGGCACACAAGATCTACAAGAGGCAGAAGTGA
- the fdps.S gene encoding uncharacterized protein LOC414582 isoform X1 yields MWLRLLRSSGCRFRPQQRVTVSPVPHRLLLLRARWAAALDSPVCGEGAGSVRRSQERAEQGNERRGYSVSDRMKSQVSSERQEFSSYFEQIVEDLAAEDSGHPEVGDAIGRLKEVLQYNTPGGKCNRGVTVLASYRELLGPELHKDGNLQRALAVGWCVELLQAFFLVADDIMDNSVTRRGQPCWYRKEGIGLDAVNDSFLLEACIYRILRKYCRGKPYYLSLLELFLETSYQTELGQALDLITAQPGKVDLNRYTEKRYKAIVKYKTAFYSFYLPVAAAMYMAGIDGEEEHKNAKTILLEMGEFFQIQDDYLDCYGDPSVTGKIGTDIQDNKCGWLVVEALKRVSPEQRQVLEENYGRNEPDKVHRVKQLYDELDMAAVYQRYEEESYQRLQLLISQHALNLSREIFLSLAHKIYKRQK; encoded by the exons CCCAGCAGCGCGTCACAGTTTCTCCTGTCCCTCACAGACTCCTCCTTCTCCGGGCTCGTTGGGCGGCTGCGCTGGACTCGCCGGTGTGTGGAGAAGGGGCGGGGTCGGTAAGGAGGTCCCAGGAGAGGGCGGAGCAGGGAAATGAGAGGCGTGGCTACAGT GTGAGTGACAGAATGAAGTCTCAGGTGAGCAGTGAGAGGCAGGAGTTCTCCTCATACTTTGAGCAGATAGTTGAGGACTTGGCAGCCGAGGACTCGGGGCACCCAGAGGTGGGAGATGCCATTGGCCGACTAAAGGAG GTGCTGCAGTACAACACCCCGGGGGGCAAGTGCAATCGGGGGGTGACCGTGTTGGCTTCATACAGGGAGTTGCTGGGCCCAGAGCTGCACAAAGATGGCAACCTACAGAGAGCGCTGGCAGTGGGCTGGTGTGTGGAGCTG CTTCAAGCCTTCTTCCTGGTGGCTGATGACATCATGGATAACTCGGTGACACGCCGGGGGCAGCCATGTTGGTACAGAAAG GAGGGCATCGGATTGGATGCTGTGAATGACTCGTTCCTGCTGGAGGCGTGTATATACCGAATCCTGCGCAAGTACTGCCGGGGGAAGCCCTACTACCTGAGCCTGCTGGAGCTCTTCCTGGAG ACCTCCTATCAGACGGAGCTGGGCCAGGCCCTGGATCTCATCACTGCGCAGCCTGGGAAGGTAGATTTAAACAGATACACAGAGAAGAG GTATAAAGCAATTGTCAAATACAAGACGGCTTTTTATTCCTTCTACCTCCCCGTCGCTGCAGCCATGTACATG GCTGGAATAGACGGAGAGGAGGAGCATAAGAATGCTAAGACCATCCTGCTGGAGATGGGCGAGTTCTTCCAGATTCAG GATGATTATCTGGACTGTTATGGAGACCCCAGTGTGACGGGCAAGATTGGCACCGACATTCAGGACAATAAGTGTGGCTGGCTAGTGGTGGAGGCACTGAAGAGAGTCAGCCCTGAGCAGCGCCAGGTCCTAGAG GAGAACTACGGGCGGAATGAGCCGGACAAGGTGCATCGGGTGAAGCAGTTGTACGACGAGCTGGACATGGCGGCCGTATACCAACGCTACGAGGAGGAGAGTTACCAGCGCCTGCAGCTGctcatttcccagcatgcactcAACCTGTCCCGTGAGATCTTCCTCTCCCTGGCACACAAGATCTACAAGAGGCAGAAGTGA
- the fdps.S gene encoding uncharacterized protein LOC414582 isoform X2, translating into MWLRLLRSSGCRFRPQQRVTVSPVPHRLLLLRARWAAALDSPVCGEGAGSVSDRMKSQVSSERQEFSSYFEQIVEDLAAEDSGHPEVGDAIGRLKEVLQYNTPGGKCNRGVTVLASYRELLGPELHKDGNLQRALAVGWCVELLQAFFLVADDIMDNSVTRRGQPCWYRKEGIGLDAVNDSFLLEACIYRILRKYCRGKPYYLSLLELFLETSYQTELGQALDLITAQPGKVDLNRYTEKRYKAIVKYKTAFYSFYLPVAAAMYMAGIDGEEEHKNAKTILLEMGEFFQIQDDYLDCYGDPSVTGKIGTDIQDNKCGWLVVEALKRVSPEQRQVLEENYGRNEPDKVHRVKQLYDELDMAAVYQRYEEESYQRLQLLISQHALNLSREIFLSLAHKIYKRQK; encoded by the exons CCCAGCAGCGCGTCACAGTTTCTCCTGTCCCTCACAGACTCCTCCTTCTCCGGGCTCGTTGGGCGGCTGCGCTGGACTCGCCGGTGTGTGGAGAAGGGGCGGGGTCG GTGAGTGACAGAATGAAGTCTCAGGTGAGCAGTGAGAGGCAGGAGTTCTCCTCATACTTTGAGCAGATAGTTGAGGACTTGGCAGCCGAGGACTCGGGGCACCCAGAGGTGGGAGATGCCATTGGCCGACTAAAGGAG GTGCTGCAGTACAACACCCCGGGGGGCAAGTGCAATCGGGGGGTGACCGTGTTGGCTTCATACAGGGAGTTGCTGGGCCCAGAGCTGCACAAAGATGGCAACCTACAGAGAGCGCTGGCAGTGGGCTGGTGTGTGGAGCTG CTTCAAGCCTTCTTCCTGGTGGCTGATGACATCATGGATAACTCGGTGACACGCCGGGGGCAGCCATGTTGGTACAGAAAG GAGGGCATCGGATTGGATGCTGTGAATGACTCGTTCCTGCTGGAGGCGTGTATATACCGAATCCTGCGCAAGTACTGCCGGGGGAAGCCCTACTACCTGAGCCTGCTGGAGCTCTTCCTGGAG ACCTCCTATCAGACGGAGCTGGGCCAGGCCCTGGATCTCATCACTGCGCAGCCTGGGAAGGTAGATTTAAACAGATACACAGAGAAGAG GTATAAAGCAATTGTCAAATACAAGACGGCTTTTTATTCCTTCTACCTCCCCGTCGCTGCAGCCATGTACATG GCTGGAATAGACGGAGAGGAGGAGCATAAGAATGCTAAGACCATCCTGCTGGAGATGGGCGAGTTCTTCCAGATTCAG GATGATTATCTGGACTGTTATGGAGACCCCAGTGTGACGGGCAAGATTGGCACCGACATTCAGGACAATAAGTGTGGCTGGCTAGTGGTGGAGGCACTGAAGAGAGTCAGCCCTGAGCAGCGCCAGGTCCTAGAG GAGAACTACGGGCGGAATGAGCCGGACAAGGTGCATCGGGTGAAGCAGTTGTACGACGAGCTGGACATGGCGGCCGTATACCAACGCTACGAGGAGGAGAGTTACCAGCGCCTGCAGCTGctcatttcccagcatgcactcAACCTGTCCCGTGAGATCTTCCTCTCCCTGGCACACAAGATCTACAAGAGGCAGAAGTGA
- the fdps.S gene encoding uncharacterized protein LOC414582 isoform X3 has protein sequence MWLRLLRSSGCRFRPQQRVTVSPVPHRLLLLRARWAAALDSPVSDRMKSQVSSERQEFSSYFEQIVEDLAAEDSGHPEVGDAIGRLKEVLQYNTPGGKCNRGVTVLASYRELLGPELHKDGNLQRALAVGWCVELLQAFFLVADDIMDNSVTRRGQPCWYRKEGIGLDAVNDSFLLEACIYRILRKYCRGKPYYLSLLELFLETSYQTELGQALDLITAQPGKVDLNRYTEKRYKAIVKYKTAFYSFYLPVAAAMYMAGIDGEEEHKNAKTILLEMGEFFQIQDDYLDCYGDPSVTGKIGTDIQDNKCGWLVVEALKRVSPEQRQVLEENYGRNEPDKVHRVKQLYDELDMAAVYQRYEEESYQRLQLLISQHALNLSREIFLSLAHKIYKRQK, from the exons CCCAGCAGCGCGTCACAGTTTCTCCTGTCCCTCACAGACTCCTCCTTCTCCGGGCTCGTTGGGCGGCTGCGCTGGACTCGCCG GTGAGTGACAGAATGAAGTCTCAGGTGAGCAGTGAGAGGCAGGAGTTCTCCTCATACTTTGAGCAGATAGTTGAGGACTTGGCAGCCGAGGACTCGGGGCACCCAGAGGTGGGAGATGCCATTGGCCGACTAAAGGAG GTGCTGCAGTACAACACCCCGGGGGGCAAGTGCAATCGGGGGGTGACCGTGTTGGCTTCATACAGGGAGTTGCTGGGCCCAGAGCTGCACAAAGATGGCAACCTACAGAGAGCGCTGGCAGTGGGCTGGTGTGTGGAGCTG CTTCAAGCCTTCTTCCTGGTGGCTGATGACATCATGGATAACTCGGTGACACGCCGGGGGCAGCCATGTTGGTACAGAAAG GAGGGCATCGGATTGGATGCTGTGAATGACTCGTTCCTGCTGGAGGCGTGTATATACCGAATCCTGCGCAAGTACTGCCGGGGGAAGCCCTACTACCTGAGCCTGCTGGAGCTCTTCCTGGAG ACCTCCTATCAGACGGAGCTGGGCCAGGCCCTGGATCTCATCACTGCGCAGCCTGGGAAGGTAGATTTAAACAGATACACAGAGAAGAG GTATAAAGCAATTGTCAAATACAAGACGGCTTTTTATTCCTTCTACCTCCCCGTCGCTGCAGCCATGTACATG GCTGGAATAGACGGAGAGGAGGAGCATAAGAATGCTAAGACCATCCTGCTGGAGATGGGCGAGTTCTTCCAGATTCAG GATGATTATCTGGACTGTTATGGAGACCCCAGTGTGACGGGCAAGATTGGCACCGACATTCAGGACAATAAGTGTGGCTGGCTAGTGGTGGAGGCACTGAAGAGAGTCAGCCCTGAGCAGCGCCAGGTCCTAGAG GAGAACTACGGGCGGAATGAGCCGGACAAGGTGCATCGGGTGAAGCAGTTGTACGACGAGCTGGACATGGCGGCCGTATACCAACGCTACGAGGAGGAGAGTTACCAGCGCCTGCAGCTGctcatttcccagcatgcactcAACCTGTCCCGTGAGATCTTCCTCTCCCTGGCACACAAGATCTACAAGAGGCAGAAGTGA